The Pyrenophora tritici-repentis strain M4 chromosome 2, whole genome shotgun sequence genome window below encodes:
- a CDS encoding Trichoplein multi-domain protein translates to MKGKALDLQQCQEYHGSAVFWSPRKLREARVREAVRERDETEEKLQKARAKKQREEARLQRQVELEEKRVERQRLKEMREVD, encoded by the exons atgaagggcaaagctcttgaccttcaacagtGCCAGGAATATCACGGTAGCgctgtcttctggtctcctcgcaagttgcgtgaggctcgagttagagaagcagtacgggagcgagatgagacggaggagaaactccaaaaagcacgggccaagaagcagcgcgaggaggctcgactgcagcgtcaagttgagctcgaggagaagcgtgttGAGAGGCAGAGGCTCAAAGAGATGAGGGAGGTTGA ttga